The following coding sequences are from one Candidatus Bathyarchaeota archaeon window:
- the wecB gene encoding UDP-N-acetylglucosamine 2-epimerase (non-hydrolyzing) gives MKFALILGTRPEIVKMSPVIRECELLGLDFFVLHTGQHYSYNMDRVFFEQLGLPEAQYNLDVGSGLHGEQTGRMLAGIEKILGREAPEVVLVQGDTNTVLAGALAASKLGIKVGHVEAGLRSYDKTMPEETNRVLADHCSDYLFAPTKESQHILLGEGIAAEQVFMVGNTVVDAVYQNLELAQSKSMVLDELHLAPKEYVLATSHRQENVDCKDRFVGLIRGLKMVQRECGVPLVYPIHPRAKKQLELFGLSTDGLTLVEPLDYLSFLQLESKAKLVLTDSGGVQEETCILNVPCVTLRDNTERPETLTAGSNILAGTDPNKILKAAQTITAKPPRWKNPFGDGTSASKILQILLSNLC, from the coding sequence TTGAAGTTTGCGTTAATCTTGGGAACGCGTCCTGAAATCGTAAAGATGTCCCCTGTGATTCGCGAGTGTGAACTTTTGGGTTTGGATTTTTTTGTTTTGCATACGGGGCAGCATTACTCGTATAATATGGATCGCGTGTTTTTTGAGCAGTTGGGGTTGCCTGAGGCACAGTATAATCTTGATGTGGGTTCGGGGTTGCATGGGGAACAGACTGGCAGGATGCTTGCTGGCATCGAAAAGATTCTGGGGCGGGAAGCTCCTGAGGTGGTTTTGGTGCAGGGTGATACTAACACGGTGCTTGCGGGAGCTTTAGCCGCGTCAAAACTTGGCATCAAGGTTGGACACGTTGAAGCTGGACTACGCAGTTACGACAAAACAATGCCCGAGGAAACCAACCGAGTCCTAGCCGACCACTGCTCCGATTACCTGTTTGCCCCCACGAAAGAATCACAACACATCTTGCTTGGTGAAGGCATCGCCGCAGAACAGGTTTTCATGGTTGGCAACACCGTGGTGGATGCAGTTTACCAGAACCTAGAGTTGGCGCAATCAAAATCTATGGTTCTTGATGAACTCCACCTTGCTCCCAAAGAGTATGTTTTGGCGACTTCTCATAGGCAAGAAAACGTTGACTGCAAAGACCGTTTTGTGGGGCTCATCAGGGGTCTTAAGATGGTTCAGCGGGAATGTGGGGTGCCTTTGGTTTATCCGATTCATCCTAGGGCAAAAAAGCAGCTTGAACTCTTTGGTTTGAGTACCGATGGGTTAACGTTGGTTGAGCCGTTGGATTACCTGTCTTTTTTGCAGCTTGAAAGCAAAGCAAAACTGGTCTTGACCGACTCTGGCGGTGTACAAGAAGAAACCTGCATCCTAAACGTTCCCTGCGTCACACTCAGAGACAACACCGAAAGACCCGAAACCCTAACCGCAGGCTCAAACATACTCGCAGGCACAGACCCAAACAAAATCCTCAAAGCCGCCCAAACAATCACCGCCAAACCCCCACGCTGGAAAAACCCCTTTGGCGATGGCACTTCTGCCTCAAAAATCTTGCAGATTCTGCTATCAAACCTGTGCTAA
- a CDS encoding glycosyltransferase family 2 protein: MQQLERSSFVPQMHLNAKTKPLVVVGIPAFNEEKTIANVVLQAQKFAIVVVCDDGSVDLTAEIAERLGAVVVRHERNSGYGAALQSLFRRAQELDVDILVTLDGDGQHNPEEIPRLIEPIKSGYAQVVLGSRFKDTSGTADMPFYRKLGVKLITKLASGSGKTSVSDAQSGFRAYSKDALDHLLMFETGMSASVELLREINKNDLTVCEVPISCKYADSVGVETSTQNPISHGVGLVMSIVKLVVEDKPLFYLGLPGIVLLTIGALFGVWLLDLYASLNVIMTNVALASTAFLLLGFFMLSTGITLYAIARVSSKINGRK; this comes from the coding sequence ATGCAGCAGCTTGAAAGAAGTAGTTTTGTTCCCCAGATGCATCTTAACGCCAAAACCAAGCCGCTTGTTGTCGTGGGTATACCCGCGTTTAACGAAGAAAAAACAATAGCTAACGTGGTTTTGCAGGCTCAAAAGTTCGCTATTGTGGTTGTTTGTGATGATGGTTCTGTGGATTTGACTGCTGAGATTGCGGAGCGTCTTGGGGCTGTGGTTGTTCGTCATGAACGTAATTCTGGGTACGGGGCGGCTTTGCAGAGTCTGTTTAGGCGTGCTCAAGAGTTGGACGTAGACATTTTAGTTACCTTGGATGGTGATGGACAGCATAACCCTGAAGAGATTCCCCGTTTGATTGAACCAATTAAATCAGGCTACGCCCAAGTGGTTTTAGGCAGCCGCTTTAAGGATACTTCTGGCACGGCGGATATGCCCTTTTACCGAAAGCTCGGCGTGAAGCTAATTACCAAGTTGGCTTCGGGGTCAGGTAAAACCAGCGTTAGTGACGCTCAAAGCGGGTTTAGAGCCTACAGCAAAGACGCCTTAGACCACCTGTTAATGTTCGAAACAGGCATGAGCGCAAGCGTCGAATTACTTAGGGAAATCAACAAAAACGACCTAACCGTCTGCGAAGTTCCCATATCCTGCAAATACGCTGACAGCGTAGGCGTTGAAACCTCAACCCAAAACCCCATCTCCCACGGCGTAGGACTAGTAATGTCCATAGTCAAACTCGTCGTTGAAGACAAACCCCTCTTCTACCTTGGCTTACCTGGCATCGTGCTGCTGACAATCGGCGCATTATTCGGAGTTTGGTTGCTGGACCTGTACGCCTCGCTAAACGTCATAATGACAAACGTCGCGTTGGCTTCCACTGCCTTTTTGCTGCTTGGGTTTTTCATGCTTTCAACTGGCATAACACTGTACGCCATCGCTAGGGTTTCTTCAAAAATTAACGGAAGGAAATAA
- a CDS encoding class I SAM-dependent methyltransferase, which translates to MTQPVVSVPSEDESWRDWENKLDDFQQWRNSKHSSLVLSWWTYLFSYFFNEVSALPSSHKVCLDVGCGRGNYLSHLVKNHCSEGIGIDPLRSSVEASKHNCNAQGTYDRVSLILGVAEYLPLKEEAVNLCIMTGSLDHVNDPQQAADEFHRVLTRSGHLMLLETALISKQSNFYDETHTTQFTLPDLTNLVKQFQLLKVTRKFPVLSQIRLFSDTTIDRCFSSLRLRKIPGVVGSFFNYSEVLLECAKT; encoded by the coding sequence GTGACCCAACCTGTTGTTTCTGTGCCTTCTGAGGATGAGTCTTGGCGTGATTGGGAGAACAAGCTCGATGATTTTCAGCAGTGGCGCAACTCAAAACATTCTTCACTGGTTCTAAGTTGGTGGACGTATCTTTTCTCTTATTTCTTCAACGAAGTCTCTGCTTTGCCTTCTTCTCACAAAGTCTGCTTAGACGTGGGCTGCGGACGCGGCAACTACCTCTCCCACTTGGTCAAAAACCACTGCTCCGAAGGCATAGGCATCGACCCGCTACGCTCTTCTGTTGAAGCTTCCAAACACAACTGCAACGCCCAAGGCACCTACGACAGAGTCTCTTTGATCCTTGGAGTTGCAGAGTACCTGCCCCTCAAAGAGGAAGCCGTAAACCTGTGCATAATGACCGGTAGCCTAGACCACGTCAACGACCCTCAACAAGCAGCTGACGAATTCCATCGCGTCTTAACCCGCAGTGGACACTTAATGCTTCTTGAAACCGCACTCATATCCAAGCAATCCAACTTTTACGACGAAACCCACACAACCCAATTCACCCTACCCGACCTAACCAACTTAGTCAAGCAGTTCCAACTCCTCAAAGTCACCCGAAAATTCCCAGTACTATCCCAAATCCGCCTCTTCTCTGACACGACAATTGACCGCTGCTTCTCCTCTTTACGTCTGCGAAAAATTCCAGGCGTCGTAGGCAGCTTCTTCAACTACTCCGAAGTCCTGCTCGAATGCGCCAAAACATAA
- a CDS encoding glycosyltransferase family 4 protein, with product MNVIIVTDTFPPEKVGSYRMHDLALNLRRDGFGVKVFCPPPTFPFGSFKRTWKPASATTTPQGITVVNLWTWQPQSASLSTLSRIFYYLMMPLFATVMIALDGDFDVVITSSGTTPFLWLPGLVAKKLRRKPWLLDERDLLLEGAVSLGFLKKDRIATSLLQTLDSYCLRTCDFVTVTTQSAKAGVIANGAPKPKVLFIPNAADTDVFYPLTVPKKRQVIYAGNIEYAQDFDCVLSAMEQVASHGLGLVIVGEGEVKEHLQNVVTKSNLGGVVTFLGGVERSKLAPLLSESMAGLAPLKPVAIINGSIPAKIFDYMACAIPFVAFGGLDLKRIVDRSGAGFLIDADPDVLAKTLLYLAENSQVIEEMGRNGREYCEKYYNRRLMAKKIEALLQKMSPDATAAPSAA from the coding sequence ATGAACGTTATCATAGTCACTGACACTTTCCCCCCAGAAAAAGTCGGGTCTTACCGCATGCACGATTTAGCCCTGAACCTGCGCAGAGACGGGTTTGGCGTTAAGGTTTTTTGTCCTCCGCCCACGTTTCCTTTTGGCAGTTTTAAGCGGACTTGGAAACCTGCAAGCGCAACCACTACCCCGCAGGGCATAACGGTTGTGAATTTGTGGACTTGGCAGCCTCAATCAGCTTCTCTTTCCACGTTGTCACGAATTTTCTATTACTTGATGATGCCCCTTTTCGCCACGGTAATGATTGCCTTGGACGGTGATTTTGACGTGGTGATTACTTCTTCGGGTACGACGCCGTTTCTGTGGCTGCCTGGTTTGGTGGCAAAGAAGCTGCGGCGCAAACCTTGGCTGCTTGATGAACGCGACCTGCTCTTAGAAGGCGCAGTCAGCCTGGGGTTCCTAAAAAAAGACCGCATAGCAACCTCCCTGCTCCAAACCCTCGACTCTTATTGCCTGAGAACCTGCGACTTCGTAACCGTCACCACCCAAAGCGCAAAAGCCGGCGTCATAGCAAACGGAGCCCCAAAACCCAAAGTCCTATTCATACCAAACGCCGCCGACACCGACGTTTTCTACCCCTTGACTGTACCTAAGAAACGCCAAGTCATCTATGCGGGAAACATTGAGTACGCTCAGGACTTTGATTGTGTGTTGTCGGCTATGGAGCAGGTTGCAAGTCACGGTTTGGGCTTGGTGATTGTGGGCGAAGGCGAAGTCAAAGAGCATCTTCAAAACGTAGTTACAAAAAGTAATCTTGGTGGGGTGGTTACGTTTTTGGGTGGGGTTGAACGAAGCAAGCTGGCACCTTTGCTGTCGGAGTCGATGGCTGGTCTGGCGCCCCTAAAACCTGTTGCCATTATTAACGGTTCGATTCCCGCAAAAATTTTTGATTACATGGCTTGTGCTATTCCGTTTGTTGCGTTTGGCGGCTTGGATTTGAAACGTATTGTTGACCGTAGCGGTGCGGGTTTTCTAATTGATGCTGACCCCGATGTTTTGGCTAAGACTTTGCTGTATTTGGCGGAGAACTCGCAGGTTATTGAGGAAATGGGCAGAAACGGCAGGGAATACTGCGAGAAATACTATAACCGACGCCTTATGGCAAAAAAAATCGAAGCTCTGCTGCAGAAAATGTCCCCCGACGCTACAGCGGCGCCATCTGCGGCGTAA
- a CDS encoding nucleotide sugar dehydrogenase, giving the protein MVGAGYVGLPTAALFADAGFNVTAIDLQPSIVESVNRCDSPIDEPGLKELICRNVLSGRLRAVLTCDAELTREDAIIVTVQTPVDENNTPDINFLMNALDFVGNALRENSLVAICSTVPPGTLSTKVKPLLEFKSDLTADKDFFLAYVPERIAPGKSLKEFVESPRIVGGIGPNSTAVIGDLFSAVCSKMIRTDSATAEIVKTAENTFRDVNIAFANQLALICEKHGTDVMNAIELANTHPRVNIHLPGPGVGGPCLVKDPYLLIHGINFENDVITAARAVNDSMPKHVVELTLKGLSVAGKQPEKSRIAFLGTAYKANVDDARYSPSQQVITELTRHVAATVVYDPYCPATFGAKKASCLTEAVQDADCLVLLVDHADFKKLDCAKIKSLMNPNPVIIDGKRLVASQTAKENGFTYFGVGCCPV; this is encoded by the coding sequence GTGGTGGGTGCGGGTTATGTTGGTTTGCCTACTGCAGCGTTGTTTGCTGATGCTGGGTTTAACGTGACCGCTATTGATTTGCAGCCTTCCATTGTTGAAAGCGTCAACCGATGCGACAGCCCCATTGACGAACCAGGACTAAAAGAGCTAATTTGCCGCAACGTCTTATCAGGTAGGCTAAGAGCAGTGCTTACCTGCGACGCCGAACTTACCCGCGAAGACGCCATAATCGTCACCGTCCAAACCCCCGTAGACGAAAACAACACCCCTGACATCAACTTTTTAATGAACGCCCTAGACTTCGTCGGTAATGCCCTAAGGGAAAACAGCCTTGTGGCTATCTGCAGCACCGTGCCCCCGGGAACGCTGTCAACAAAAGTCAAGCCCCTATTAGAGTTCAAAAGTGACTTAACTGCAGACAAAGACTTCTTCTTAGCATACGTGCCTGAACGAATCGCGCCTGGCAAATCCTTAAAAGAATTCGTCGAAAGCCCCCGAATCGTCGGCGGAATAGGACCCAACAGCACCGCAGTAATCGGAGACTTGTTTAGCGCGGTTTGCTCCAAGATGATACGAACCGACTCTGCCACTGCCGAAATCGTGAAAACCGCCGAGAACACCTTCCGAGACGTAAACATCGCCTTTGCCAACCAGCTTGCCCTTATCTGCGAAAAACACGGCACCGACGTAATGAACGCCATAGAGTTAGCAAATACGCATCCACGAGTAAACATCCACCTGCCTGGACCAGGAGTTGGTGGACCTTGCTTGGTTAAAGACCCTTACCTGCTTATACACGGCATCAACTTTGAAAACGATGTTATCACCGCTGCCCGAGCTGTTAATGATTCAATGCCCAAACACGTCGTCGAGTTAACCTTGAAAGGGTTGAGCGTTGCTGGCAAGCAGCCTGAAAAATCGCGTATAGCCTTCTTGGGCACCGCCTACAAAGCTAATGTTGACGACGCCCGATATAGCCCCTCCCAGCAAGTAATCACCGAGCTTACCCGCCACGTCGCCGCCACCGTTGTTTATGACCCTTACTGCCCCGCTACGTTTGGCGCCAAAAAAGCCTCTTGCCTTACTGAAGCTGTTCAAGACGCTGACTGCCTTGTACTGCTAGTTGACCACGCCGACTTCAAGAAACTTGACTGCGCCAAAATAAAATCCCTCATGAACCCAAACCCTGTAATCATAGACGGCAAACGGCTCGTTGCGTCTCAAACTGCAAAAGAAAACGGTTTCACGTATTTTGGTGTTGGCTGCTGTCCTGTTTAG
- a CDS encoding glycosyltransferase family 4 protein, with protein MYLTCLYKELLNLSAAYKTSVHIYSPHAQASSLRNQLLYPVEILRLLFAKKPCENNDVILHVHWLEFLYRWGNTKYAVPFLAPFMLAFLTVYTRFSKTKLVVTMHNVLPHNVYWARTEYRFFKSVLTNLSDAVFVHSSFQKSILEEFYGLTPEKVHVLKHGLFKYPLQPDPAKKLRARKALGISPNEVVFSFIGAISEYKGVGVLLDAMQQKQGKSRIRVILAGESDKTYLRYLQKNYSKILGDKHVIFLNKRLSETELDTVLSVADFGICPYTNATTPATLMDFLIYHLPIVTTDDPNVLDVLKTYPAVVAKRGDVASLTQAISFACANSSDLTKKAVRSNDAQSFVDAWTLSAKITLTSYLAVTNR; from the coding sequence ATGTACCTAACTTGCCTCTACAAAGAACTGCTAAACTTATCTGCAGCATACAAAACCTCAGTGCACATCTATTCCCCACACGCACAAGCGTCTTCACTAAGAAATCAGCTGCTTTATCCCGTCGAGATTCTTCGCCTTTTGTTTGCTAAAAAGCCCTGCGAAAACAACGACGTAATCTTGCATGTTCACTGGCTAGAGTTCCTGTACCGATGGGGTAACACCAAATATGCCGTGCCGTTTCTGGCTCCTTTCATGCTCGCTTTCCTAACGGTGTATACGCGTTTTTCAAAAACCAAACTAGTCGTCACCATGCACAACGTGCTCCCGCATAACGTTTACTGGGCTCGCACTGAATACCGCTTTTTCAAATCTGTTTTAACCAATCTTTCAGACGCCGTGTTTGTGCACAGTTCCTTCCAAAAAAGCATACTTGAAGAATTCTATGGACTCACCCCAGAAAAAGTGCATGTTCTAAAGCATGGTCTTTTCAAGTATCCCCTGCAGCCTGACCCCGCTAAGAAACTGCGTGCACGCAAGGCTTTGGGGATTTCGCCAAACGAGGTTGTCTTCTCTTTTATAGGCGCAATCTCCGAGTACAAAGGCGTTGGTGTCCTTTTAGATGCCATGCAACAAAAGCAGGGTAAATCGCGGATTCGCGTGATACTTGCTGGTGAATCTGACAAAACATATCTTCGTTACCTGCAAAAAAACTACTCAAAAATCCTTGGCGACAAACACGTCATTTTTTTAAACAAGCGTTTATCAGAAACCGAGTTAGACACCGTTCTTAGCGTGGCTGACTTTGGCATCTGCCCCTACACAAACGCGACCACCCCCGCTACCCTTATGGATTTTTTGATTTACCATTTGCCCATAGTTACAACCGATGACCCCAACGTTTTGGACGTGCTAAAAACGTATCCTGCAGTTGTTGCTAAACGGGGCGATGTGGCTTCGCTTACGCAGGCTATTAGTTTTGCGTGTGCTAATTCTTCGGATTTGACCAAAAAAGCTGTGCGCTCAAACGATGCCCAGTCGTTTGTTGATGCTTGGACGCTATCAGCAAAAATAACCTTAACCTCTTACCTAGCTGTAACTAACCGTTAA
- a CDS encoding glycosyltransferase family 2 protein produces the protein MPPHVTIVILNYNRKAVLSDCLDFLLKVEYPNYDVVVVDNASTDRKTNELQHKFPSVRFIVNPENFGYAQGNNIGINHALLNGAKYILILNDDTAVRPNFLTELVNVAESNPHAGMLIPKVLCFEEPDKLYQAHGSFNYYLYMVHGRLDTVDEPVEVDRVFGTAILVKRAVVDEVGLLDSQFFLYFEDFDWCYRATKAGYKLVYVPSATIYHKVSKSFSGKPNPLVMYYSTRNELLFAKKHLNPLLFWPLWVPRFTYRVLRCLLTTGKPQPAAYMMRGFFDFTKSKFGKLGA, from the coding sequence ATGCCTCCACACGTAACTATAGTCATTTTAAACTATAACCGCAAAGCAGTTCTTAGCGACTGCCTAGATTTCCTGCTAAAAGTTGAGTACCCCAACTATGACGTAGTAGTGGTAGATAACGCTTCGACAGACCGCAAAACCAACGAACTACAACACAAATTCCCTTCTGTGCGCTTCATTGTAAACCCTGAAAACTTTGGGTACGCCCAAGGCAACAACATCGGTATAAACCACGCCCTTCTCAACGGCGCTAAATACATCTTGATCCTCAACGACGACACCGCAGTCCGCCCAAACTTCCTGACTGAATTGGTTAACGTAGCTGAAAGCAACCCCCACGCTGGAATGTTGATTCCCAAGGTTCTTTGTTTTGAAGAACCTGACAAGCTCTACCAAGCTCACGGCAGCTTCAACTACTACCTGTATATGGTTCATGGACGCCTCGACACGGTTGATGAGCCCGTGGAAGTAGACCGCGTGTTTGGAACAGCCATACTTGTGAAACGTGCTGTTGTCGACGAAGTAGGCTTGCTGGATTCGCAGTTCTTCCTTTATTTCGAAGACTTCGACTGGTGTTACCGCGCCACAAAAGCAGGCTACAAACTAGTTTACGTGCCCTCCGCAACAATCTACCACAAAGTCTCCAAATCCTTTAGCGGAAAACCCAACCCTCTGGTCATGTACTACTCAACAAGAAACGAGTTGCTGTTTGCCAAAAAACACCTCAACCCCCTGCTTTTCTGGCCCCTCTGGGTTCCAAGATTCACCTACAGAGTTCTTCGCTGTTTGCTTACCACAGGAAAACCACAACCTGCAGCGTACATGATGCGGGGGTTCTTTGATTTCACTAAATCAAAATTTGGAAAACTGGGTGCCTAG
- a CDS encoding glycosyltransferase family 2 protein, which produces MVNKKSAAAPFEPLISVVIPTYNRAHVLPRAINSVLSQSYPNFELIVVDDCSTDSTKAVIDSFDDERLRYIRHEKNQGAVCARNTGIKAAKGEYIAFQDSDDEWLPEKLRVQVSAFACVSLEVGVVYTSFWSICGGDQMVCYPCLDEVKQTEGDVHCSMLRKNFVGTPTALVRKECFDVVGLFEDLPCLQEWALWLKLSQRYHFKYVKEPLVNAYAQPDSISRKTASLITARKYLLNKYYDEISKTPKLLSRHFFEIGTYLCLNGEINEGKNYFFKAVKAYPFDSKLLFSTFFSLFGQKIYNNVAGVYLQSKSLAQT; this is translated from the coding sequence TTGGTTAACAAAAAATCTGCCGCGGCGCCTTTTGAGCCTTTGATTAGCGTTGTCATACCAACGTATAACCGAGCTCACGTGTTGCCTCGCGCGATAAACAGTGTCTTAAGCCAGAGTTACCCGAACTTTGAATTAATCGTTGTAGACGACTGCTCAACTGACTCCACAAAAGCCGTCATAGACAGCTTTGATGATGAACGGTTACGGTATATTCGGCATGAAAAGAATCAGGGTGCTGTTTGTGCGCGTAACACTGGGATAAAGGCGGCTAAGGGGGAGTACATAGCTTTTCAGGATAGTGATGATGAATGGTTGCCTGAAAAACTGCGGGTGCAGGTTTCTGCTTTTGCTTGTGTTTCTTTGGAGGTTGGGGTTGTTTACACTAGTTTTTGGAGTATATGTGGTGGTGACCAGATGGTTTGTTATCCTTGTTTAGATGAAGTGAAGCAGACTGAGGGGGATGTTCATTGTTCTATGTTGCGGAAAAATTTTGTTGGGACACCTACTGCTTTGGTTCGCAAGGAATGTTTTGATGTGGTTGGGTTGTTTGAGGATTTGCCTTGTTTGCAGGAGTGGGCTTTGTGGCTCAAGCTTTCTCAGCGTTACCACTTCAAGTACGTCAAAGAACCCTTGGTGAACGCTTATGCCCAACCCGACAGCATCTCACGCAAAACAGCCTCCCTCATAACCGCCCGCAAATACCTCCTAAACAAATACTATGACGAAATCTCGAAAACGCCAAAACTGCTAAGCCGACACTTCTTTGAAATAGGCACCTACCTGTGTCTTAACGGTGAAATAAACGAAGGCAAAAATTATTTCTTCAAAGCTGTAAAAGCATACCCGTTTGATTCTAAACTGCTTTTCTCAACGTTCTTTTCCCTGTTTGGGCAAAAAATCTACAACAACGTTGCAGGGGTTTACTTGCAGAGTAAATCCTTAGCTCAAACGTAA
- a CDS encoding FkbM family methyltransferase — MATKLQTLNELRKNFGFSVATHEVLRYVGLPTHVRVKYPLNSLEIRLEDVPVSFWKNLEQSKWELNLMRFINELVTPQQTIMEVGAWMGPLTFLFSHLTGKRGAVYSFEPMPHSFSMLQSGLITNKISNVCLQNMAVSNFTGDLTLYAPSSNSDLATTLQPDTLVDPKAKQADYCLEVPCKCTTLDEFCEKRQIVLDGLKIDVEGAENRVFEGAAKTIDKYSPWCLLEFHGHLLSESDRQETWDFIRARAQEIVYINGDENQLHYKKKVPTSFIPSKRGNYCIFFGS; from the coding sequence ATGGCTACAAAGCTTCAAACGTTAAATGAGCTTAGAAAAAATTTTGGGTTTAGCGTTGCTACCCATGAAGTGTTGCGCTATGTGGGTTTGCCTACACATGTGCGCGTTAAGTACCCTTTGAATTCTCTGGAAATAAGGCTTGAGGATGTGCCTGTTAGTTTCTGGAAAAACTTGGAGCAAAGCAAATGGGAACTGAACCTGATGCGTTTCATCAACGAACTAGTAACGCCGCAGCAAACAATCATGGAAGTCGGAGCATGGATGGGACCGCTCACCTTCCTTTTCTCGCACCTCACTGGCAAACGCGGCGCAGTCTACTCTTTCGAACCCATGCCCCACTCTTTCTCTATGCTTCAATCCGGGTTAATCACAAACAAAATCAGCAACGTTTGCCTCCAGAACATGGCAGTTTCAAACTTCACGGGGGATTTGACCCTGTATGCGCCCTCTTCCAACAGCGACCTAGCTACAACGTTGCAGCCTGACACACTTGTGGATCCTAAAGCCAAACAAGCTGATTACTGCCTTGAAGTTCCCTGCAAATGCACCACGTTAGACGAGTTCTGCGAGAAACGCCAAATCGTGCTAGATGGACTTAAAATTGATGTTGAAGGTGCAGAAAACCGCGTTTTCGAAGGCGCTGCCAAGACCATTGACAAGTATTCTCCATGGTGTCTTTTGGAGTTCCATGGGCATTTGCTCTCAGAATCAGACAGGCAAGAAACTTGGGATTTCATACGTGCGCGAGCGCAGGAAATAGTGTACATCAACGGCGACGAAAACCAGTTGCACTACAAAAAGAAAGTGCCTACCTCTTTCATTCCAAGCA